From the Chloroflexota bacterium genome, one window contains:
- a CDS encoding VOC family protein has product MSAAPGYEFHHIHVFCSDLEATAHWFIEGVGATLVGRGESRGVPSVTLSLGGAPVLLRPAREGETLAEAGARRFGTDHFGLKVADIDATVAELRSRGVQIEVEPWDFSPSMRIAFIKGPDEVRIELVQSLP; this is encoded by the coding sequence ATGTCCGCAGCACCTGGCTACGAGTTTCACCACATCCACGTCTTCTGCTCCGACCTGGAGGCTACAGCGCACTGGTTCATCGAGGGCGTCGGCGCGACGCTGGTCGGGCGCGGCGAGTCGCGCGGGGTTCCCTCCGTGACGCTCAGCCTCGGCGGGGCGCCGGTGCTGCTGCGGCCGGCTCGCGAGGGCGAGACGCTGGCCGAGGCCGGCGCGCGCCGCTTCGGGACGGATCATTTTGGCCTGAAGGTGGCCGACATCGACGCCACGGTGGCTGAGCTGCGGTCGCGCGGGGTGCAGATCGAGGTCGAGCCGTGGGACTTCAGTCCGAGCATGCGGATCGCGTTCATCAAGGGGCCGGATGAGGTGCGGATCGAGCTGGTGCAGTCGCTGCCGTAG
- a CDS encoding pyridoxamine 5'-phosphate oxidase family protein produces the protein MALAIGPRLQGFFGEKLAAILCTINDKGAPEMTPVWYEFDDGLIWLNGDKTRIWLHRMEASGKVTFFVMDPANLWRWAQVYGKVVEAAEDPGGNHINRLSHRYRGADYSGDRRTRRLLKVEITSVKGADGSREVKWDVGEAAE, from the coding sequence ATGGCTCTTGCGATTGGTCCGCGCCTGCAAGGCTTCTTTGGCGAGAAGCTGGCTGCCATCCTCTGCACCATCAACGACAAGGGCGCGCCCGAGATGACGCCCGTTTGGTACGAGTTCGACGACGGCCTCATCTGGCTGAACGGCGACAAGACGCGCATCTGGCTGCACCGCATGGAGGCGAGCGGCAAGGTCACCTTCTTCGTCATGGACCCCGCCAACCTCTGGCGCTGGGCGCAGGTCTATGGGAAAGTCGTCGAGGCGGCCGAGGACCCGGGCGGCAACCATATCAACCGCCTGAGCCACCGTTACCGGGGCGCGGACTACAGCGGCGACCGGCGGACCCGGCGGCTGCTGAAGGTCGAGATCACCTCGGTCAAGGGCGCGGACGGCTCTCGCGAGGTGAAGTGGGACGTGGGCGAGGCGGCAGAGTAA
- a CDS encoding HAD-IIA family hydrolase: MPRSLADYSAYLFDIDGTLLRPGSTIEGATEALLALKANGKAIRAVTNNSRMAHHVVAANFRRHGLPLDDDEVFSALRATARFIAHEKPDATVFPFGADGLIHELEEAGLRLTDEDTAEYVVAGYFPEINLEAMKQAMRALLNGARFVAVNTDRRYVGADGPIPGAGAFVAAIERAAGRAPDVIVGKPSTTIVAEAVESVGFPPEECLFVGDNIETDVLAAHAVGLPALLVWTGVSTPADLAASGVEVAHVADSVLALAEAFER, from the coding sequence ATGCCACGCTCGCTTGCAGACTACTCCGCCTACCTGTTCGACATCGACGGCACGCTGTTGCGCCCAGGATCGACCATCGAGGGGGCGACCGAGGCACTCCTGGCCCTCAAGGCCAACGGCAAGGCGATCCGCGCCGTCACCAACAACTCGCGGATGGCCCATCACGTCGTCGCGGCCAACTTCCGACGCCACGGCCTGCCCCTGGATGACGACGAGGTCTTCTCGGCGCTGCGGGCCACTGCGCGGTTCATCGCCCATGAGAAGCCCGACGCCACGGTCTTTCCGTTCGGCGCGGACGGGCTGATCCACGAGCTGGAAGAGGCCGGCCTGAGGCTGACGGATGAGGACACGGCCGAGTACGTGGTGGCCGGCTACTTCCCGGAGATCAACCTTGAAGCGATGAAGCAGGCGATGCGGGCACTGCTCAACGGCGCGCGCTTCGTGGCGGTCAACACGGACCGGCGGTACGTCGGCGCGGACGGGCCGATCCCGGGGGCCGGAGCGTTCGTGGCGGCCATCGAGCGGGCGGCCGGGCGCGCGCCAGACGTGATCGTCGGGAAGCCGTCCACGACGATTGTGGCGGAGGCCGTCGAGAGCGTCGGGTTCCCGCCCGAGGAGTGCCTGTTCGTGGGGGACAACATCGAGACGGACGTGCTGGCGGCGCACGCGGTGGGGCTGCCAGCGCTGCTGGTCTGGACGGGCGTCAGCACGCCGGCGGACCTTGCCGCGAGCGGCGTCGAGGTGGCCCACGTGGCGGACAGCGTGCTGGCCCTGGCCGAGGCGTTCGAGCGGTAG